From the genome of Verrucomicrobiota bacterium:
GTCAGTCAGTTGCCCATGGGCACGCTTGATCTCATGCCCACCATCCTTGGCCTGATGAAGTTGCCGATCCCAAGCACCTGTGAGGGCCGGAATCTTTCCCAAGCCATTATCAAAGGCGATGATAATGCGGTCAGTTCCGTGCCGTTATTTTTCGTCAGTCCGTCAAACTGGCGCGGGGTTTACACTCGGGAATATACGTATGCCGTTGGCGAAGTTGAAATGCTGGTGCGTGATGATGCCGGTCAATGGCAGATGAAAGTGCAACCTATCCAACGGCTGTACGATAAAAAGAAGGACCCGTTTCAACTGACCAACTTTTATGACGATCCCAATTACGCCGTCATCCAAAGGAAATTGGACGAAGAAACCTATGCTTGGATGAAAAGGTTCAAAGATCCGATGGCGGATGGTCGTCAATTAAAATCGCAGTATGGCGATGGTCAGGGCAAGTTTCCGCTGAGCACCCTGGCCCCGGAATTTCAGGGACGACCGGTTGATTTTGCCAACAAAATTGTCAGTCGGGAGGACATGCCATTTAGTCAGTAGCCTCGGGAATTGCACGGGGGATGAGGTAATTTACCGGTTCGTTTGCGTTCGGCATTGCCAAACCTGCCTTGGTTTGTTTAATTTCTCCGCATGTTGCAACAGCAAACGCTCCGTAATGCGGTATCGTTCTCAGGCATCGGGCTGCACAGCGGCAATAAGGTCAGCATGACCTTTCTGCCGGCACCCGCCAATTCCGGCATTCGTTTTCGCCGGGTGGACTTGGATGGCAAACCTGAAATTGAGGCCAAAGTGGATCAAGTGGCGGACACTACCCGCTCCACTACGGTTTCCAAGGGTAATGCCAAAATCCACACCGTCGAGCATGTGCTGGCCGCGTTTGCCGGCTGCGGCGTGGATAACGCCATTGTGGAATTGGATGCCAGTGAACCGCCCATTGCTGACGGCAGCGCGCGCGTGTATGTGCGCATGATCAAGGATGCCGGCATCCTTGCCCAACCCGAGCGCAAGGAACCTTATAAACTCTCCGCACCGATTGAGCTGACGGTGGGGGATACCGTCATGAGTGCTTTTCCCCATGACGGTCTCAAGATCAGTTGCACCAGCGCGGATAAAGGGGGTCGCTTCACCCAGTATTATTCCATTGAGATTAACCCCGAGACTTGGGAAAAGGAACTTGCCCACGCGCGCACCTTCTGTTTTTTCGAGGAAATTGAATATCTTTTCAAAAACGGTCTTATCAAGGGCGGCGGCCTGGAAAATGCCGTAATCATCCGCGAGGATGCCGTGCTGACCAATGAGCCGATGCGTTACAACGAGGAATTTGTACGCCACAAAATTCTCGATATTCTCGGCGATCTTTCCCTGGTGGGCCGTGCCGTGCATGCGCACATCATTGCCGTCAAGCCCAGCCACAAGGTCAATTGCGAATTGGCCAAGGTCATCCAGACTCAAATGCTCAAACCCATGGTGGCTGCCCAGACCTTTGCGCCCCCCCCTCCGCCTGCGGAACCGGAAAAACCTGCTCCGGCCCCCAAGAAAGACAAAGAGTCAGCGCCCGCCGAAAAGAACCCCGGTTCACCGCATGCACTTGTCAAGGATGGCGCGACGCTGGATGTCATCCAGGTGATGCAAATTTTACCGCACCGGTATCCTTTCCTGATGGTGGATAAAATCATTAAAATCGAGGGAAACCGGGTGGTAGGCGTCAAGAACGTCAGCATTGGCGAGCTTTACTTTGAAGGGCATTTCCCCGGCCACCCCATCATGCCCGGCGTGCTCCAACTGGAAGCCATGGCGCAAGTGGCTGGCATCCTGATGATGCGCACTGCCGATAACGCCGGCAAGCTCGCCTACTTCATGGCGGCGGAAAACGTCAAATGGCGCAAACCTGTCCGCCCCGGCGATATCCTCACCATTGACGTTGAACTGACCAAGGCGCGCGGTAAAATCGGTAAAGCCAAGGGGACCTGCCTGGTGGACGGCGAAGCGGTCAGCGAAGCGGATGTCACCTTTATGCTGATTGATCGTTAACCTGCCTATTTAAACATGATTCATCCCACCGCTATTATTCATCCCCACGCCAAGGTAGGCGCGGATTGCCTTATTGGCCCCTATTGCATCATCGGGGAGCATGTCGAACTTGGCGATGGCTGCCATCTCCATTCCCATGTCGTCATTGACGGGCACACTGTGCTGGGCAAGCACAATGAAATCTTCCCATTTGCCAGCATCGGCCTCAAGACCCAGGATCTTAAATGGAAGGGCGGCATCACCCGCACCCAGATTGGGGACCATAACACCTTTCGGGAATACGTGACCATCCACAGCGCCACCAGTGATGGGGAAATCACCGTGGTGGGGTCTCATAATCATATTCTCGCCTATTGCCATCTGGCGCATAATGTCGTCCTGGGCAACCGGATCATCATGTCCAACCTGGCCTCGCTCGCGGGGCATGTCACCGTGGAGGATCATGTGGTCATGGGCGGCTTTGCGGCGGTGCATCAGTTCTGCCGCATTGGCAAGATGTCCATCATCGGCGGCTGCTCCAAGGTTGTGCAGGACGTTCCGCCTTTCATGCTGGTGGATGGCAATCCGGGGGAGACCCGCACCATTAACAAAATTGGCTTGGAACGTAATGGTGTTTCCGAGGAAGCCCGTAATGCGCTGAAGCTCGCGTACAAAATCATCTTTCGCGACGGGCTCACCGTTTCCAACGCACTGGAAAAAATTGAGAAAGAACTGCCGCCGTTGCCGGAAATTCAGCATTTGGTGCATTTTGCGCGTACCAGTGAACGCGGCTTGAGTAAGTGAGAAGCTTGGTTCGATCAGCGAAATTAGCATTTGAAGCACCATCGCACGGTCGGTTCCTTACGGCAGCGGCTACGGGGCGTAGGGCACGGTGCCGGTGCGATCCAGGGGATACTTCCATTGCTTGATGTAATCATCACCGGGACGGAAATCGTCTTTGGTTTCGCGCAGTTTGCGCTGGAGGGTGGCTTCCAATTGGGCTTGGAGCGCGGTTTGTTCCGGCAGGTTTACCAGGTTCTTTAACTGATACGGGTCAAGTTCGTTGTCGAACAATAGCCAGGGGCCATCCAGATTGCGAACATAGGTATAGCAGGTGGTGCGAATGCCGCGATATTCCACACCGCCTTTGTTGCGGTTCCATTGTCCGAACGGGGCCACGCAGGAGATCAGCGCCGCGTTGTCGCCCGGATTTTTCCCGCCGCGCACATAGCCGCTGTAATCGAGTCCCTCGACGGTCTTCGGGATGGCCAGGCCGCAGAGTCCCAGCAGGGTGGGCATAAGGTCCTCGGAATTGACGGGCGCGTCGAGTTGTTTCAACTGGCGGCCCAGCGCTTTTGGCCAATGAATCAATAACGGCACGCGGATGGATTCGTCGTAGGGCTGTTGCTTGAAGCTTTGGGCGTGGGATTGCAGCAGGTCGCCATGATCTGAGGTGAACACCAGGATGGTGTTTTCTTCCAGGCCCAATTCCTTGAGCGTACTCCAAATATCACCGACGCAATCATCCAAGGCGGTGCAATGCGAGTAATAGCCCAACAGGTTGGTGCGGGCTTTGGCCTGCATTTCTTCCGGCACGTTGGGGCGTAGCTTGAGTTGTTCCGTGCGGTACATCGCGCGGTATTTCTCCGGGGCGGTTTGATACGGGTCATGCGGCGGCCCCCAACTTAGCACGAGCAGGAACGGTTGGTTCATTTTGGCGCTCGCCTTCAAATACTGCTGGGCGTCGCGGGTTTGAGCGATGGCGTCATAACCCTCCCAAGTCAGCTTTTCCGGACCATCCGCGTAATAGAAGGATTTATTGTAGTTGTGGGTGCATTCAAGCACTTTCCAATACTCGAAACCCTGGCGGCGTTCTTTGGGGATGAAGTTCGAGCGGCCATGACCATCCACGTGCCATTTGCCGATGTAGGCAGTGGCGTATCCCGCCTGTTTGAAGACTTTGCCAAGCGTGACTGCCTCGGGATTAAGCGGCACATCGTTCATAAACACGCCATGCGTGAGGGGTCGCTGGCCGGTGAGGAGTGTCGCGCGCATGGGACAGCAAACCGGGACAGCGGACACCGCGTTGACGCAATGCACACTTTCCTTTTGCAGTTGATCGAGGTGAGGGGTGTGAACATTGGGATCACCGGCATAGCCAAACGCCTGCGCCCGCCATTCGTCCGGAAACAAAAACACCAGGTTAGGTGGTGCGGCAAAGCAAAGGAAGGGCAGGGCGAGCAGTATGCTGCCAACCACGGTACGGAGATGACGCAGGCTTAACATGGGGACAGGATAGATATCATTTTTCCGGATGCCTAGAAAAAAGGCAGCGCACAAAAGATTGGTTTGCCGTTGAATTTGCTTGCTGAAGAGCGTGTTTTTAAGGAGTCTCATCAGGTCTGATGCCGGCCAAACCGACCCAATTCACAATCGCAGAGGCAGAGCTGCTCACTCAATTGAGTACCACTGCCAACGGATTGTCATCGGCAGCCGCCGCCACGATTCTTGAAGCGGTTGGTCCCAACACGGTGGCGGCAGGTTCCCGGCAAACGGTACTGCGCGATCTGCTGCATCGCTGCCGCAATCCGCTGGTCATCCAATTGCTCATCATCGCCACCGTATCCTATATCATGGGCGACCTGCGCTCTACGGTGGTGGTCGGGGCCATGGTGTTCCTGAGTGTGGTCCTCTCATATATCCAAGAGGCCCGGTCCACGCGCGCCGTGGAAAAACTGCAAAAGCTGGTTAAAATTACGGTGACGGTGCTGCGCGATGGCAAAGAAGTGGATGTGGCGTTGGAGGAGATTGTCCCCGGTGACATTGTGGTGCTGGCGGCAGGGAGTTTGATCCCGGCCGATCTGCGAATTCTTTCGGCGAAGGATTTTTTTGTGTCGCAGTCGGCGCTGACCGGGGAATCCATGCCGGTGGAGAAAGGTGCGGACGCCAATCAGCCGGCGGGGCGGGCCCCGTTTGAGTTTACCAATGCGTGTTTCATGGGCAGCAACGTGCTGAGCGGTTCCGCGCGCGGAATCGTGCTGGCCACGGGTGCGCGCACGTACTTTGGCGCGCTGGCGGAGAAGATGTTGGCCCGACGCGAACCCACCAGTTTTGATAAAGGCGTACGCGATTTCACCTGGCTGATGATTCGCTTCATGGTAGTGATGGTGTCGCTGACGTTTCTCATCGTTGGCCTGACCAAAGGCAACTGGGCTGAAGCGCTGCTGTTTGCTTTGTCCGTTGCGGTCGGCCTCACGCCGGAGATGTTGCCGATGATCATTACCGTCTGCCTGTCCAAAGGTGCGATCCTCATGGCGCGCAAAAAGGTGATCGTAAAGCATCTCCACGCCATCCAGAACTTCGGGGCGATGGATGTGCTTTGCACTGATAAAACCGGCACGCTCACCCAGGATCATGTCGTCCTGATGCGGCATGTGGATGTCACGAACCGATCGAGCGATGATGTGCTGCGTTACGCATACATGAACAGTTTTTATCAGACCGGTTTGCGCAATTTGTTGGATCGTGCCGTGTTGGCGTATTCTGATCTCGATGTGGAGCGCAACTGCCGAAAGGTGGATGAAATTCCGTTCGATTTCAAACGTCGCCGCATGTCGGTGGTGATTGATTACGAGGGGCGGCACGTGCTGATTTGCAAAGGGGCGGTCGAGGAGATTTCCGCCGTTTGCGATAATTATCAGGTGGACGATGAAATCAATCCGCTGATCAAACTTATCCGCGATGATCTCATGGATGAATACCGGAGCCTAAGCGCCGAAGGGTACCGGGTGCTGGCCATCGCCTACCGTGAATTTGATCGTTCCAAACAGACGTTTTCCGTGGCGGATGAGTCGGAATTGGTGCTGCTGGGGTATATCGCATTTTTTGATCCGGCCAAGGATTCTTCCGCCAAGGCCATTGAGGCGCTCACCCGTTCCGGCGTCGCCGTCAAAATTCTCACGGGCGACAATGAATTGGTGACCAAGAAGGTCTGCAATGACGTCGCGATGCCCATCACGCGGATTGTCACTGGACCGCAGTTGGCCGCGCTGGATGAAGCGTCCTTTGGCCGGATGGTGGAGGAAGCCAACGTGTTGGCGCGGCTCACGCCGGACCAGAAGGAAAAAGTGATCAAGGTCCTTCGCGCCCAAGGCCACGTGGTTGGGTTCATGGGTGACGGCATCAATGATGTGCTGGCGATGAAGGCGGCGGACGTGGGCATCTCCGTGGATACGGCTGTGGATGTGGCCAAGGAGTCTGCAGATATCATCTTGCTGGAGAAAAGCCTGCTGGTGCTGGAGGATGGCATTATTGAGGGCCGCAAGGTCTTCGGGAATATCATCAAATACATCAAGATGGGTGCGAGTTCCAACTTCGGAAACATGTTCAGCGTGGTGGGCGGCGCGTATTTCCTGCCGTTCCTGCCGATGGCCCCGATCCAAGTGCTCGTGAATAATCTGCTCTATGACTGTTCTCAGGTAGCCATTCCGCTCGATAACGTGGATGAAGAATACTTGAACAAGCCCCGCAAGTGGAACATTCGCAGCATCCGGAATTTCATGTTTTTCATCGGCCCGATGAGTTCCATTTTTGACTATGCCACGTTCTTCCTGATGCTGTTCTTTTTTGGCTGCAACGCGTATCGCTTGCCTGGGTTATCCGGAGCGGATCAATATCTGGAACAGCTCTTCCACACTGGCTGGTTTGTGGAGTCGTTGCTCACGCAAACCCTGATCGTGCATATTATCCGGACGCAACGGATCCCCTTTATCCAGAGCCGCGCCAGCCTCCCGATGCTGTTCACCACGCTGGCCATCATGGCGATTGGGTTGTGGCTGCCCTTCTCGCCATTGGCAAAATTCCTTGGCTTTACTCCGTTGCCGGCGGTGTTTTTTGCCTGGCTGGCGGGGTTCCTCCTCATTTATTGCGTGCTCACCCACGGGATGAAGATGTGGTTTATCCGTCGTTTTGGAGCTGATTGATTATGCGTAGTATTTTAACCGCCTTGCAGGATGGCCGCCTGTTTGAACTTCCCGACTTGAACAAGGTTTCAGCCTTGGAATTCCTGGCCCGCATTTTGGACGCCAACCCCAATATCGAAGTCGGCACCGATGCCATCGAGGAAATTCAACGCCGGGAGCAGGAGTATAATACCGGCATTGGGCAAGGCGTGGCGGTGCCGCATATCCGTGCGAAACGCGAGGAGGGCGAGCTGTTCTGCGCCATCGGTTGGACCAAGGCCGGGATTGAATACGGTGCGTCGGACAATGAACATGTGCATTTGGTGTTCATGTATTACATTCCGGGCGCGCAAAAGAACGTCTATCTCAAGGAAATCAGCAGTCTCGTCAAAGCCATCAAGAAAACCGGTGGCATGGGGCCGATTGCTCATGCGGAAGACTTGAATGTGGTTCGCAACCTGTTGCTGGACTGGGTGAGTGAAGTGCTGGGGGAAACGGGGCCGGAGTCCATGGCGCGGATGATCAAGTTGGAGGTCAAGCACGCGCAGACGGTTGAACTTCCCATGTTGACGCCGGTGTCTGAAATGGCTGCGCCCACATCGCGCACCGCTGCCCGGGTCGCCACCTTTTCCGTGCTGGTGGCGCCACCCAATGGAATCTTCGCCCTCGCCCAGGACGCTGAGTTTGCGAGCGCGGTGGAGAAGGAAACCGGATTGGCCCAACGCCTGGCTGGCAACCCGCCGTTTGCGGTCGCCGGGCGTCAAATCTTTGTGACGGCGATTACCGCGTATCCGGGTGGCCGGATTCTCTACCAGTGTGTGGCGATCGCGCCGGCGTAATCAAAGTAGATTGCCGCCCGTCATTCCGCCGTCCGCACAATGTAGCCGCCGGATTTTTCATCCGCTTCCAGCTTCAGCAGGCCGCGCCTT
Proteins encoded in this window:
- the lpxC gene encoding UDP-3-O-acyl-N-acetylglucosamine deacetylase, which encodes MLQQQTLRNAVSFSGIGLHSGNKVSMTFLPAPANSGIRFRRVDLDGKPEIEAKVDQVADTTRSTTVSKGNAKIHTVEHVLAAFAGCGVDNAIVELDASEPPIADGSARVYVRMIKDAGILAQPERKEPYKLSAPIELTVGDTVMSAFPHDGLKISCTSADKGGRFTQYYSIEINPETWEKELAHARTFCFFEEIEYLFKNGLIKGGGLENAVIIREDAVLTNEPMRYNEEFVRHKILDILGDLSLVGRAVHAHIIAVKPSHKVNCELAKVIQTQMLKPMVAAQTFAPPPPPAEPEKPAPAPKKDKESAPAEKNPGSPHALVKDGATLDVIQVMQILPHRYPFLMVDKIIKIEGNRVVGVKNVSIGELYFEGHFPGHPIMPGVLQLEAMAQVAGILMMRTADNAGKLAYFMAAENVKWRKPVRPGDILTIDVELTKARGKIGKAKGTCLVDGEAVSEADVTFMLIDR
- the lpxA gene encoding acyl-ACP--UDP-N-acetylglucosamine O-acyltransferase — encoded protein: MIHPTAIIHPHAKVGADCLIGPYCIIGEHVELGDGCHLHSHVVIDGHTVLGKHNEIFPFASIGLKTQDLKWKGGITRTQIGDHNTFREYVTIHSATSDGEITVVGSHNHILAYCHLAHNVVLGNRIIMSNLASLAGHVTVEDHVVMGGFAAVHQFCRIGKMSIIGGCSKVVQDVPPFMLVDGNPGETRTINKIGLERNGVSEEARNALKLAYKIIFRDGLTVSNALEKIEKELPPLPEIQHLVHFARTSERGLSK
- a CDS encoding sulfatase, coding for MRLLKNTLFSKQIQRQTNLLCAAFFLGIRKNDIYPVPMLSLRHLRTVVGSILLALPFLCFAAPPNLVFLFPDEWRAQAFGYAGDPNVHTPHLDQLQKESVHCVNAVSAVPVCCPMRATLLTGQRPLTHGVFMNDVPLNPEAVTLGKVFKQAGYATAYIGKWHVDGHGRSNFIPKERRQGFEYWKVLECTHNYNKSFYYADGPEKLTWEGYDAIAQTRDAQQYLKASAKMNQPFLLVLSWGPPHDPYQTAPEKYRAMYRTEQLKLRPNVPEEMQAKARTNLLGYYSHCTALDDCVGDIWSTLKELGLEENTILVFTSDHGDLLQSHAQSFKQQPYDESIRVPLLIHWPKALGRQLKQLDAPVNSEDLMPTLLGLCGLAIPKTVEGLDYSGYVRGGKNPGDNAALISCVAPFGQWNRNKGGVEYRGIRTTCYTYVRNLDGPWLLFDNELDPYQLKNLVNLPEQTALQAQLEATLQRKLRETKDDFRPGDDYIKQWKYPLDRTGTVPYAP
- the mgtA gene encoding magnesium-translocating P-type ATPase, producing the protein MPAKPTQFTIAEAELLTQLSTTANGLSSAAAATILEAVGPNTVAAGSRQTVLRDLLHRCRNPLVIQLLIIATVSYIMGDLRSTVVVGAMVFLSVVLSYIQEARSTRAVEKLQKLVKITVTVLRDGKEVDVALEEIVPGDIVVLAAGSLIPADLRILSAKDFFVSQSALTGESMPVEKGADANQPAGRAPFEFTNACFMGSNVLSGSARGIVLATGARTYFGALAEKMLARREPTSFDKGVRDFTWLMIRFMVVMVSLTFLIVGLTKGNWAEALLFALSVAVGLTPEMLPMIITVCLSKGAILMARKKVIVKHLHAIQNFGAMDVLCTDKTGTLTQDHVVLMRHVDVTNRSSDDVLRYAYMNSFYQTGLRNLLDRAVLAYSDLDVERNCRKVDEIPFDFKRRRMSVVIDYEGRHVLICKGAVEEISAVCDNYQVDDEINPLIKLIRDDLMDEYRSLSAEGYRVLAIAYREFDRSKQTFSVADESELVLLGYIAFFDPAKDSSAKAIEALTRSGVAVKILTGDNELVTKKVCNDVAMPITRIVTGPQLAALDEASFGRMVEEANVLARLTPDQKEKVIKVLRAQGHVVGFMGDGINDVLAMKAADVGISVDTAVDVAKESADIILLEKSLLVLEDGIIEGRKVFGNIIKYIKMGASSNFGNMFSVVGGAYFLPFLPMAPIQVLVNNLLYDCSQVAIPLDNVDEEYLNKPRKWNIRSIRNFMFFIGPMSSIFDYATFFLMLFFFGCNAYRLPGLSGADQYLEQLFHTGWFVESLLTQTLIVHIIRTQRIPFIQSRASLPMLFTTLAIMAIGLWLPFSPLAKFLGFTPLPAVFFAWLAGFLLIYCVLTHGMKMWFIRRFGAD
- a CDS encoding PTS sugar transporter subunit IIA; its protein translation is MRSILTALQDGRLFELPDLNKVSALEFLARILDANPNIEVGTDAIEEIQRREQEYNTGIGQGVAVPHIRAKREEGELFCAIGWTKAGIEYGASDNEHVHLVFMYYIPGAQKNVYLKEISSLVKAIKKTGGMGPIAHAEDLNVVRNLLLDWVSEVLGETGPESMARMIKLEVKHAQTVELPMLTPVSEMAAPTSRTAARVATFSVLVAPPNGIFALAQDAEFASAVEKETGLAQRLAGNPPFAVAGRQIFVTAITAYPGGRILYQCVAIAPA